The nucleotide window TCCATATTTCACAAAAGAACGCAAAAACCAAAACCCGGACATTTTTTCCGACAGCCTCGACTCTGGACGGTCTTCTTCTCCTTTTCTTCTTATATTTGTTTTTGAAAAGAATGCGTTCATGTAGTGGAAATTTCACATGAATATAAAAACAGGAGCAAATTTCAAGCCATTTGCAGAAAAAACTCTGGTTTTCCGAATATTTTTGCGGGATTCCGATCAAGAATCGGGCGGAAAACAAGCGATTTGAGCTCAACGGGGACAGTTTTGGCTGTTCAGAATCGAGTATTGTGTTTGCGGTCACTTCAAAAATAGATGCGGAAGCCCAAGCCATACTGATCAAAACCCAGAGATTTATACAGGCGGTGAGCCTCGGTGCGCCGTTTGTCAGATGAGAGCCCTATCTTATAGCAGCCACTTTGCCGGGCGACCCGGATAAGGTGTTCTACCAGCTTCCGGCCGATCCCCCTCTGACGGGAGTGGCCGGCCACGACGAGGTTTTCCACAATTGCCCACGGCAAAGCGTGATGCGAAAGGTTGGGCGCGATCAGCAGGTCTACGGCTCCGACAACTTGGTTGTTAGCAACTGCGACAAAAAGCTTACGATTGGGATCGGCTTTGATGTGATCGAAGGACTTTTGGTAATCAGGGGAAGGAGCATTTGGGTCGGATTCCGCGCGGCTTGTGGTTAAAGTAAGAGCTTTCATCAACTCCACGATAGCCGGCACATCCGCCTTTACCGCCTCTCGGATGACGACTTCACCCCCCTCCATAGTGTATCTCCTTCACGAGAAATTATATGCGGGGAAGAGCGTGCATGTCAACAGAAGTATTCCTTTTCGGTATCGAATATGGTACAATTTTGGGCGGAAACAGGGCTCCAACCGATGAGGATTTCGATAATGAAAGAAGCAATCCAAAAGATTGTTCTCATCGTAATCACCGTTGTGTTGCTCTTCCTTCTGTACCGATGGGCAATGACCATGAAGGAGAGCGGCAGCCCTTACATTTCGTTTCCCAACAAGATCGAGACCTTCAAATGAAACGGGTTTCCAGCCCGTGCGTGGGCCGACCCCGGGCCGGGATCGTCTTCCCTCTTGACCGGCCGCAAAAGTGAAAAGGAAATTTTTTTGCCGGAACATCCTGTGACTTTTTCCGCCGGAAATCTTAGGTTGGAAGGAATGTATCTGCGCGCGCGATCCCCCAAGCCGCAGCCGGCGGTCATCTGTCATCCGCACCCCGCATACGGCGGAACGATGGATAATAATGTCGTCATGGCGGCGGCGGGAGCCTTGCAGGAAACCGGCCATTCCACGTTGCGCTTCAATTTCCGCGGAGTCGGCGGCAGCGAGGGGCAATATGGCGGAGGAACGGGCGAAATCGAAGATGTGCAGGCGGCGATAGGGTTTGTGCTGGACGAAGAAGGAGATGTGCCGGTTGTTCTTGTTGGTTACTCATTCGGCGCGTGGGTCACGGCAAAAATGCTGGAAGGCGATGATTCAGTAGCACATGTTATCCTGATCGCGCCGCCGACCGCGATGTTCGACCTCTCCCCTCTCCTGAACGATGGGCGGGAACGCTCTCGGCACATTATCGTAGGCGAGCGCGACCAGTTCTGCGACCGCGAGTCGCTCCAGCAGATATACGATCGGCTGCCCGAGCCGAAATCGATGCGTGTTATCCCGCGCGCGGATCACTTCTTTTTTATGCACGAAGACAGCCTGATCGAGGCGATAAAAGAGGCTGTCGCCGATCATTCACCGCTTTGAATTCCGGAGGTTCCTGTGGCTGATTCACCGCGTTTCGAAACGCTTTTGTGGCGCCGGGACGGGCCGATACTGACGCTCACGCTGAACCGGCCGGATCGTCTTAACGCATTCAATGCGGAAATGTTTCGAGACCTCGCCCAAGCCGTGCAGATCATTTCAGGTCAAACGGATATTGGCGTAGTCGTACTCACCGGTGCCGGTCGGGCGTTCTGCTCAGGCGCCGACTTGAACAATGTCAGCCAGTACCATTCAGACGCGGAGGGCGATTCGCTTGCGCAAGGAATCCGGCAGGCGCAGAAAGTTTTCGACGCCGTCGAGGGGATTCCGCAACCCGTTATTGCGGCCATGAA belongs to Candidatus Abyssobacteria bacterium SURF_5 and includes:
- a CDS encoding GNAT family N-acetyltransferase — protein: MEGGEVVIREAVKADVPAIVELMKALTLTTSRAESDPNAPSPDYQKSFDHIKADPNRKLFVAVANNQVVGAVDLLIAPNLSHHALPWAIVENLVVAGHSRQRGIGRKLVEHLIRVARQSGCYKIGLSSDKRRTEAHRLYKSLGFDQYGLGFRIYF
- a CDS encoding alpha/beta fold hydrolase, with the protein product MPEHPVTFSAGNLRLEGMYLRARSPKPQPAVICHPHPAYGGTMDNNVVMAAAGALQETGHSTLRFNFRGVGGSEGQYGGGTGEIEDVQAAIGFVLDEEGDVPVVLVGYSFGAWVTAKMLEGDDSVAHVILIAPPTAMFDLSPLLNDGRERSRHIIVGERDQFCDRESLQQIYDRLPEPKSMRVIPRADHFFFMHEDSLIEAIKEAVADHSPL